The following proteins are encoded in a genomic region of Ostrea edulis chromosome 7, xbOstEdul1.1, whole genome shotgun sequence:
- the LOC130048654 gene encoding cytochrome P450 2F3-like, whose amino-acid sequence MQNRILEEVEYFLTEVDKFSGKPFDIRPLISKAIGNGISTVVFGKRFEHSDPTSSELIRLLNGFIEGDTLQSPINSFPILKYLSGDLFGCKKFMRDFARVFEIQKMIVDEHRASFDERDIRDFIDCFLLEQMKRNKAGENHTFTGNPMLADLDFNTSNRCLLALTDR is encoded by the coding sequence ATGCAGAACAGAATTCTCGAAGAGGTTGAATATTTCCTAACAGAGGTGGACAAATTTTCCGGAAAGCCTTTTGATATCCGGCCTCTGATATCTAAGGCTATTGGTAACGGTATTTCTACGGTTGTATTTGGTAAGAGGTTCGAACATTCGGATCCCACTTCCTCGGAACTTATCCGGTTGTTAAATGGTTTTATTGAGGGGGACACCTTGCAGTCTCCGATTAACTCTTTCCCCATACTGAAGTATCTTTCTGGTGATTTGTTCGGATGCAAGAAATTTATGCGTGACTTTGCCCGAGTCTTCGAGATTCAGAAAATGATCGTTGATGAACACAGGGCAAGTTTTGACGAAAGGGATATAAGGGATTTCATAGATTGTTTTCTATTAGAACAGATGAAACGAAACAAGGCAGGAGAAAACCACACTTTCACAGGTAACCCAATGTTAGCAGATTTAGATTTTAATACATCAAATAGATGTCTCCTAGCACTGACAGACAGGTAA